The stretch of DNA CTCGACCTTCTTCGTATCGAAGCCGAGCTCGTTGAGCTTGTAGATTGCTGTCTCTACACAGCGGCCCGAGACCTGAATAGAACCGACGATCGATGCCGTAGGTGCGACGACCGCACATACGTTCGCGACATCGACACCGCACTTCTCGGCTATGTTCTCCATGACCTCTCCGTTGGGGAGCTTGTCGGACTCGAGACAGATGACCGCATAGTCGCTCTCATCCTCGTATTCGATGACTTCGTATGTGTGCTTGGGCATCAGCGAGAGTGCACGTGCCGGGCCGCTTCCCATCGCGAAGAAGTTGCCGACCTTTACAGTCCATCCGGCCTTCTGTGCGCCGAGGCAGGAGATTGCCGGGAAGTCGGTGTTTACATCGATGAACGGCATGGGAATTTCGTTTATTTTGCCGTTCCTGAACGTAATCTCCGAGAGGCCGCCCATGCAGATCTCAGTAAAACGCTTTCCTGCCTGGTATCCTCCTATTGCACTTACACCACAGTCGACTAAACGTGCACCGTTGTCGAGCTGGTGGAACTCAACATTGTAATCCTCCGGAAACTCCGCGAGGTCCTCAAAAAGATCGAGAGCAATTTCATTGACACTTATCATGAATAATCCTCCTGAATCTAACATTGAACCAGCAAAAGTTATAATATTTTTTAAATGACTCTGGAGGCGAGTCAGTCGAGAATCTCGAGTACACGGGCCGGATCGTACCTGAGCGTGATTAATCTCGTCCGGCCTCTGCCTTCGCGATAGTTCAGGTTCAAAAGCCTCATCGCGTCAAGCTTTTTGACGATTTCGTAGTACCTCGTATAGCCCATCTTCCGGCTCTCTTTGATCAGTTCGAATATCGCCCCTGCAGAGAGCTCTTTTTTGTCCATACTGTTCTCTGCAATGATTTTCAGCACGTCTCTCTCCTCGTCTTTGAGTGTCTTTGCAGTATGGGAGAGGTGCAGGTATTTCGAGATCTCATATGCGCGGCAGATATCCTCCCTCTCAAGGCTTCTTCTTGCGTCGTTCTCCGCGTAAAGGGTCGCTCTCTTGAGCAGGTCGATTCCTACCCTGAGGTCGCCGAGATTAGCGGTCTGTTCGACGACGAGATCGAGCATGGCCTCGTTTACAACGTTCGGGTAGAGGCCCTGCTGTATCCTCTGGTTTAGG from Methanolacinia petrolearia DSM 11571 encodes:
- the mch gene encoding methenyltetrahydromethanopterin cyclohydrolase, translating into MISVNEIALDLFEDLAEFPEDYNVEFHQLDNGARLVDCGVSAIGGYQAGKRFTEICMGGLSEITFRNGKINEIPMPFIDVNTDFPAISCLGAQKAGWTVKVGNFFAMGSGPARALSLMPKHTYEVIEYEDESDYAVICLESDKLPNGEVMENIAEKCGVDVANVCAVVAPTASIVGSIQVSGRCVETAIYKLNELGFDTKKVESAMGTAPIPPVKKDSTRAMGCTNDATIYHGQIYLTMRAPEIKDYLDKIPSNKSSSYGEPFYDTFKKANFDFYQIDTNLFSPAEVVINELSEGVVYRVGAINPEVTLKSFGLL